TTCATCCAGCTGGACCAGGCTGCGCGGGACATGGAAGGTGCGGGCGGCCGCCACGTACTGCACGCGTTTGCCGTGGTGTCCGGCGACGCGCAGCAGGCCGCAGTCGTGAAGCTTGCGGACGTGGTAAGTGACACGGTTGGCGGGTTCGTTCAGGGCGTGGGCGGCGTGACTGGCGGTGGTGGGGGTCAGGAACTGTTCGAGCAGGCGCGCGCCGTACGCGAAGTCCATCAGGGCGTCGGCCTGGGCGGGGGTCGTGACGTGCAGGGCCTCGGGTGGGTGCAGGGCCTCGGGTGGGTGCAGGACCTCGGGTGGGTGCAGGGGGTCGGGTGTGGGTGTGGCGGGCATGGGTCCATTGTGCGAGCTTCGATTTTCAGTTGAAAGCCGAGGTTCTGAAAATGGCCTAGAGCCTTCCAGCCGCGCCTGCCCGGGGTGCATCCGCCGTCCAGGCGTCCCTCATCTCATCCGCGCTTGCCAATTCAGCGTGATCCCCGTTACAATAGAATTATGTCTGCAACATATCTGGAGTATTCAGATCCGAACGGGGCCGAGCACAAATTCTACGAGGTGACCGTGGACGGCGCCGACCTCACCGTCCGCTACGGCCGCATCGGCACCGACGGCCAGACGCAGCGCAAGACCTTCCCCAGCCCTGAAAAGGCCCAGGCAGAAGCCGAGAAGAAACTGAAGGAAAAGCGCCGCAAGGGCTACGAGGAAGCCGTGCAGGGCGTGCGGCAGAAACGCGAGGTCGTGCGCCGCACCTTCACCGAGACCCGCTCCACCACCCGCCGGGGCGCGCCGCTGCTGTGGAAGTTCAGCACGAAAGCCACCGCGTTCGGCATCTTCGCGGGCGACGATCAGGTGTGGGTCGGCAACCAGGACGGACAGGTGCACGCCCTGAGCCCGGACGGCGAGGTGCAGCGCTCGTTTACCCTGCCCGACGGCGTGAAATGCCTCGTGCGCGACGACCACTGGACCTTCGCGGGCTGTGACGACGGGAACGTGTACGACCTGAGCGGCAAACTCCCGTTCGTGGCCTATGAGGTCGAGGGCAGCTCGGCGCTGCTGTGGCTGGACATCCACGCCGGCACCCTGGCCGCCAGCGACTGGAACGGCAACGTGTTCGCCTTCGACGCCGAGAGCGACCAGCAGTGGGCGAACGTCGCCACCGGCGGCCAGATGGGCTGGATGGTCCGCGTGGACGAACGCGGCGTGTACTACGGGCACTCGGCGGGCGTGGGCATGTACGACCGCACCAGCGGCCTCCCGCTGTGGCAGGCGAAGACGCGCGGCGGCGTGCTGTTCGGCTGGCAGGAGGAAGGCGACCTGTACGCCGGGACCACCCAGAACCTGATCCAGCGCTTCACGAAGGCGGGCGAGCACGTGCAGGACTACGCCTGCGACGCCGCCGTGCTGTCCTGCGCCACCAGCCCCGGCGGCGAGTACGTGTTCGCCGGGGACAGCGGCAGCGCCGTGTACTGCTTCACCCGCAGCGGCGAGCGCCTCTGGAAACTCGGGAGCGGCGTGGGCGCGGCGCTCAGCATGCAGTACGCGGGCGGGCGGCTGTACCTCGTGACCAGCAGCGGCATCCTGGCCGCCCTGGACGCCAGCGCCGGGGCCATCCAGGCCGCGCAGCGCGGCGAGGCCCCCGCCCCCAGGGACGTGAAGCTCGCCGCCGCCGCGCAGGTCAGCGCGCCCCTGACGCAGCTGAGCGTTACCGCCGACACCGGCGAGGGCGTGCGCCTGACCTGCGAGCGCGACGGCACCCGCCTGCGCGTCCGGCCCACAGATCCCGGTTACCACGCCTGGAACGTGCAGTTCCCCCGCAACCTCCGCGAGGCCGGAGCGACCTACCTCGTGGACGGTCTGGAGGACGCCGGGGGGTTCTACCGCGTGGTCGGCGACATCCGCCGCGTGGGGTGAGCGGGGTGTAATACGGACTCCGATTGAATGGGTTGCAAAACCCGTTCAATCCGAGCGGATGCGAGTGGGAGCAGGGCGGGTTCCGGACGTGGAGCTGGCAATCGGGTGAAGTTCCGGATTGCTAGCGAAACAAACGGAATCCGTATAGGACGTGGGGCGTGGGCTGGGGGAAAGGCAGAACCCCGCATCCCACCCCCCCACGTTCAGTACACGTGGAAGTCGTTCAGGCCCGTGAGTTCGCTGTAGGCCGTCTGCACGTCGCGCACGCGGGCGTGGGGGGGCCCGAGGCGCAGCCAGTGGAGCAGGCGGTCCAGTTCGGGCTGGGCGCCCTCGGCGACGATCTCGACGCGGCCGTCGCTGAGGTTCTCGGCGTACCCGGCGAGTTTCAGGTCGCGGGCGTGGCGCTGCACGTAGCGTCGGTAGCCGACGCCCTGCACGGTGCCGGTGATAAGGGCGGTCAGGCGCATGCCGGTCATGGTAGCGGCTTTCGCGGTGCGGGCAGGGTGCTTTCCTGACGGTTGCGTGAGGACGCGGTGGGTGCGGCGTTCACGCCGGGCTGCGTAGAATGCGGGGAATGCGGCTGGAAGCGATGATCGGGGTGAAGGTGGGGGCGGGTGCGTCTTCCGGCGGACGTGGCCGGGTCCGGCCGTGACGGGCGAGGACCGGCCGGATGAACTGAAGGGCACGCCGGACCAGCCGGAGCAGGAAGCGAGTTCTGCTCGCACCCGCCGCTGGCCGTGGGTGGTGGGCGTGCTGGCGGCGCTGCTACTGGTCCTGGCGTTCCTGCCGACCCTGCTGGGCGGGGCGCTGCTGTCCCGTTTTGGTGGGGACGTGATCTCGGCGGAGCGGGTGGGTGGGCCGCTGTGGGCGCCAACGCTGGGCGGCGCGCAGGTGACTTTGCCGGGCGTGAGTGCGTCGGCCGGGTCGGTGGGCGTGACGGTCGCGTCGGTCAATCCGTTCACGCGGACGGTGCGCCTGAACGTGTCGGCAAGCGGCGCGGACGTGCGCCTGAAGCTCGCGGACCTGCTGGGCGGGACGGGCGGCGGCGCGGGCGGGGGCGGCGGCTGGAAGGTGGCGCTGTCCGGGCTGGACGTGCAGGACTCGCAGGTGTCGGTGGACGGGCGCGGCATCAACGTGCCGGACGGCCGGTTCCGGGTCACGCAGGGTCAGGACGGCCGGACGCTGCTGCGCGGCGCGACCGGGGAGGGCGAACTGAACGCCGACCTGCGCGTGACCGAGGGGCCGGACGGGAACGTGTTCACGGTGGACCTGGACGCGGACGCGCGGGTCCTGAACCACTACTGGCCGGGCGTGACGGGCGGCCGGATCGGCGGGCAGTACGTGATCGGCAGCGGCCCCATCCGGGGTGACCTGACGGTCACGGACGCCAGCCTGCGCGTGCCCGAGGCGGACTTCGTGACCGTGACCGGCATTGCCGGGACCGCCACGCACCGGGGCGACGACGTGCGCCTGCAACTGGCGGGACGCGGCTGGAACGGCCCGGTCACGGCGTCGGGCGGCGTGGACCTGAAGGCGCAGAACTGGCGGGTCACGGCCGACGCGACTCCGACCGTGGCCGGACTGGCCGGGGCGCTCGGCACGACCGGCAGCGGGGGCCTGAAGTTGCGGGTCACGGCCGGCGGCTGGAGTACCGTGCGCGTCAAGGCGTACGCGCAGGGAGCCGGCGAGGTCGCGGGCGTGGGGTTCCGCGGCGCGAACGTCGAGTACACCTTCCTCAGCGAGGACGGGAACGTGGCGACCCAGACGAACGACCTCGCGTTCAGCGCCGTGACCTCGCTGGCCGGGTCGGACCAGCGGCTGGAGGGGCAGTGGGCGCTGGGCCGCGCGGGACGCGCTGCGCTGGCCGGGGCGTTCGGGCAGAAACCCCTGAACGTGGAGGCCACCATCGACGCGCAGAACGTCCTGACCCTGCGCGGCGAGGGGCTGGGCGGGCCGCTGTCGGGCACGCTGGCCCTGAGTGGCGTGAAACTGAACGCCGTGCTGAACCCCACGTACGGGGCGGTGCAGGCGCGCGTGGCAGTCAGCGGCACGCCGGACGACCTGCGCGCGTCCATCAGCGGCGCGCAGGCCGGGCCGTTCACCGGACTGTCCGGCAGCGGCGCCCTGGACGACCGGGGTCTGAGGGTGGACCTGGGCGCGGCGCGGATCGACCTGAACCGCGAGTTCCGGGGCACGTGGCAGGCGCAGGGCCTGAGCGGCTCCGGGATCATCCTGAGTGGGCGCGGGCGGCTGGACCTGACGGGCGGCAACGTGACCGGGCAGCTGGAGGCGACCGTGCCGGGCGTGCGTGACACGCTGGCCGGGCCGCTGGACCTGAACTACACCCGGCAGCGCGGCACGTTCCGCAGCGGCGCGCAGGTCCTGACCTGGAATGGCGACAGTTTCGGCGTGCAGGCGCGCGCTCTGCCTGTGGCGGGTGGCCTGAACGTGACCGGCGACGTGACCGTGACCACCGCCCTGAAGGCCTTCGGGACGCTGCGGGCGACCGGGGCGGGCGTGAACCTGACCGCCACGGCGCGCGGCACGGCCGCCAGTCTGCGCGGCTCGGCGGGCGGCGTGACCGTGCTGGCAGACACGCAGCTTCAGGCCCCTTACCTGACGACGGCGCGGGTGCAGGGCGCAGACATCCAGGGTGTCCTGAGCGTGGACGACGGCGTGCGCTTCACGCTGACCACCGCCGGTGACACGGCGCGCGGCGTGATCGACGGGGACCGCTGGGACGCGACGGGCCGCGTGAACCTCGCGGCGCTGCGCCCCCTGGTGAACGTAGACGGCCTGGGCGGCACGCTGGACCTGAATCTGGCCGGGCAGGGCGGCTCGGCGCGCGTGAACGCCGGGGCGCTGGGCGCCGCCGTGACCGGCACCCTGACCCGCGCGGGCGGGCCGCTGAACGCCGACCTGCGGGTCACGTACGCGGGCGTGCAGGCGGCGCTGTCGGGCCGGGTGTACCCGGACGTGCGGGCGCAGGGCCGCCTGAGCGCGCAGGGGCAGACCCTGAACCTCGGCGTGGCCGGGGGGTACGGCGACCTGCGGGCGCGCGTGACCGGGCAGACCGGGCCGCTGTCGTTCGGCGGCGTGACGCTGCCCGCGCAGCGCGTGAACCTGAGCGGCACCCTGACGCCGCGCCTCACGGCCAGCGGCACCTGGGGCGACCTGAACGCCACGTACGACGCGGCGACCGGACTGGCCCGCGTGACTGGCGCCCAGGCGCTGACGGCCTTCGGGCAGGCGGGGCGCGTGCAGGGCCGCGCCACCTGGGGGCCCGGCCCCGGCGGGTCGTTCCGTGGAGCGGTGGCGGCCAGCGGCGTGCTCGACCAGTACGCGGTGACCCTGAACGGCCCCTGGGACGACCTGAACCTGCTGCTGACCGACGGCGAGGGCCTGCGCGCCCGCGGCACCGCCTCGCTCCCGGCAGGCCGCTACGACGTGGACGTGAGCGGCCCGCTGGGCGGCGGCCTGTTCGTGGACGGGAACGTGCAGGGCACCGGCCTGGAACCGCGCGGGAACGTGACCGTGACCGACGCGCAGGGCGGGCGCGCGCAGGTGACGCTGCGCGGCTTCGAGAACCTGAGCGTGCAGGCGCAGGGCCTGACCCTGGGCGGCCAGAGCCTGCGCGGCAACCTGAGTGCCGTGAACGGCGTGCTGAACGGCGCCCTGAAGGCCGGGCCGCTGGATGTCCGTGCCGTGAACGGGCAGTTGCGGGTCAGTGGGGAACTGGCCGGGCAGACGGTGCTGGCGACCGGGAAGGTCACGCTGCCCGCCACCCTGGAGAACCTGAACCTGCGTGTGACCGGGCCGTACTTTGCGGCGCAGGCCGGGGGGAGCGTGGCGAACCTGCGCGGCACCCTGACCCTGAACGCCCAGTCGTACGGCTCGGGGGCCG
The DNA window shown above is from Deinococcus sp. LM3 and carries:
- a CDS encoding WGR domain-containing protein gives rise to the protein MSATYLEYSDPNGAEHKFYEVTVDGADLTVRYGRIGTDGQTQRKTFPSPEKAQAEAEKKLKEKRRKGYEEAVQGVRQKREVVRRTFTETRSTTRRGAPLLWKFSTKATAFGIFAGDDQVWVGNQDGQVHALSPDGEVQRSFTLPDGVKCLVRDDHWTFAGCDDGNVYDLSGKLPFVAYEVEGSSALLWLDIHAGTLAASDWNGNVFAFDAESDQQWANVATGGQMGWMVRVDERGVYYGHSAGVGMYDRTSGLPLWQAKTRGGVLFGWQEEGDLYAGTTQNLIQRFTKAGEHVQDYACDAAVLSCATSPGGEYVFAGDSGSAVYCFTRSGERLWKLGSGVGAALSMQYAGGRLYLVTSSGILAALDASAGAIQAAQRGEAPAPRDVKLAAAAQVSAPLTQLSVTADTGEGVRLTCERDGTRLRVRPTDPGYHAWNVQFPRNLREAGATYLVDGLEDAGGFYRVVGDIRRVG
- a CDS encoding acylphosphatase, whose product is MRLTALITGTVQGVGYRRYVQRHARDLKLAGYAENLSDGRVEIVAEGAQPELDRLLHWLRLGPPHARVRDVQTAYSELTGLNDFHVY